From a region of the Phaseolus vulgaris cultivar G19833 chromosome 6, P. vulgaris v2.0, whole genome shotgun sequence genome:
- the LOC137831116 gene encoding uncharacterized protein isoform X2, with protein MTSSLVKIQGEQVLTNDFQDLSIKDLSEAVIHKVGNGTHGGICAICLDEILLQETALVKGCEHAYCIQDYMFEESVCLLLRASWFKPLSVEEHVVHEDAYEELEEYYPYEDEEMEEAYYGGSSSVRIGNRRWGDNGYVRGGRQEARPVHRSNFQDSGASSSREPKKKDAGKGSTGRRAKRTQKREAADKAAEAKHSSFR; from the exons ATGACTTCCTCACTCGTGAAGATCCAAGGCGAACAGGTTCTCACCAACGATTTTCAGGACCTTTCAATCAAAGATCTG AGTGAGGCAGTCATTCACAAGGTGGGTAATGGAACCCATGGGGGAATCTGTGCTATTTGTCTGGATGAAATATTGCTGCAGGAAACTGCTCTTGTAAAAGGTTGCGAGCATGCTTACTG CATTCAAGATTACATGTTTGAGGAGAGTGTTTGTCTGCTACTTCGAGCCTCATGGTTCAAACCTTTATCGGTTGAAGAACATGTGGTTCACGAAGATGCATATGAGGAACTCGAAGAGTATTATCCGTATGAGGATGAGGAAATGGAGGAAGCTTATTATGGTGGTTCGTCCAGTGTTCGGATTGGCAACCGCAGATGGGGAGATAACGGTTATGTTAGGGGTGGTCGTCAAGAAGCTCGGCCGGTTCACCGGTCGAACTTCCAGGATTCAGGAGCCAGTTCATCGAGGGAGCCAAAAAAGAAAGATGCAGGGAAGGGTAGCACAGGCAGAAGGGCCAAGAGGACACAGAAAAGGGAAGCTGCTGATAAGGCTGCTGAAGCAAAACATAGCAGCTTTCGGTAA
- the LOC137831116 gene encoding uncharacterized protein isoform X3, translating into MHYQVGLDQCYADLTSTGVEHHRNYVTCILRWATYREKVTCPQCKHPFEFLNIHRALDGSIQDYMFEESVCLLLRASWFKPLSVEEHVVHEDAYEELEEYYPYEDEEMEEAYYGGSSSVRIGNRRWGDNGYVRGGRQEARPVHRSNFQDSGASSSREPKKKDAGKGSTGRRAKRTQKREAADKAAEAKHSSFR; encoded by the exons ATGCATTATCAAGTAGGTCTTGATCAATGCTATGCTGACTTGACCTCGACCGGAGTGGAGCATCATCGGAACTA TGTAACATGCATTCTTCGATGGGCTACATACCGTGAAAAAGTTACCTGTCCTCAGTGTAAACATCCATTTGAGTTCCTCAATATTCATCGAGCACTTGATGGCAG CATTCAAGATTACATGTTTGAGGAGAGTGTTTGTCTGCTACTTCGAGCCTCATGGTTCAAACCTTTATCGGTTGAAGAACATGTGGTTCACGAAGATGCATATGAGGAACTCGAAGAGTATTATCCGTATGAGGATGAGGAAATGGAGGAAGCTTATTATGGTGGTTCGTCCAGTGTTCGGATTGGCAACCGCAGATGGGGAGATAACGGTTATGTTAGGGGTGGTCGTCAAGAAGCTCGGCCGGTTCACCGGTCGAACTTCCAGGATTCAGGAGCCAGTTCATCGAGGGAGCCAAAAAAGAAAGATGCAGGGAAGGGTAGCACAGGCAGAAGGGCCAAGAGGACACAGAAAAGGGAAGCTGCTGATAAGGCTGCTGAAGCAAAACATAGCAGCTTTCGGTAA
- the LOC137831116 gene encoding uncharacterized protein isoform X1, translated as MTSSLVKIQGEQVLTNDFQDLSIKDLSEAVIHKVGNGTHGGICAICLDEILLQETALVKGCEHAYCVTCILRWATYREKVTCPQCKHPFEFLNIHRALDGSIQDYMFEESVCLLLRASWFKPLSVEEHVVHEDAYEELEEYYPYEDEEMEEAYYGGSSSVRIGNRRWGDNGYVRGGRQEARPVHRSNFQDSGASSSREPKKKDAGKGSTGRRAKRTQKREAADKAAEAKHSSFR; from the exons ATGACTTCCTCACTCGTGAAGATCCAAGGCGAACAGGTTCTCACCAACGATTTTCAGGACCTTTCAATCAAAGATCTG AGTGAGGCAGTCATTCACAAGGTGGGTAATGGAACCCATGGGGGAATCTGTGCTATTTGTCTGGATGAAATATTGCTGCAGGAAACTGCTCTTGTAAAAGGTTGCGAGCATGCTTACTG TGTAACATGCATTCTTCGATGGGCTACATACCGTGAAAAAGTTACCTGTCCTCAGTGTAAACATCCATTTGAGTTCCTCAATATTCATCGAGCACTTGATGGCAG CATTCAAGATTACATGTTTGAGGAGAGTGTTTGTCTGCTACTTCGAGCCTCATGGTTCAAACCTTTATCGGTTGAAGAACATGTGGTTCACGAAGATGCATATGAGGAACTCGAAGAGTATTATCCGTATGAGGATGAGGAAATGGAGGAAGCTTATTATGGTGGTTCGTCCAGTGTTCGGATTGGCAACCGCAGATGGGGAGATAACGGTTATGTTAGGGGTGGTCGTCAAGAAGCTCGGCCGGTTCACCGGTCGAACTTCCAGGATTCAGGAGCCAGTTCATCGAGGGAGCCAAAAAAGAAAGATGCAGGGAAGGGTAGCACAGGCAGAAGGGCCAAGAGGACACAGAAAAGGGAAGCTGCTGATAAGGCTGCTGAAGCAAAACATAGCAGCTTTCGGTAA